From one Phorcysia thermohydrogeniphila genomic stretch:
- a CDS encoding SAVED domain-containing protein, translated as MSYLLRLLEKEKFSTVLSYLEGWKRGEVELEKEEIATAVKCKRPEVSFKAVEGLFERFSFEEVKEIFKELFNITPLSPPVKFSFPAINEKEGVLIKALAFLSDKTFSPKEELSQVKEVTQKEFGFFYNREFSGESFQAPLAYALLYGELPKRVILSGKLLPKGNFKAENAKEKEEVATKEGKFLIAEGNIHEIKEFFSKEEKDIPLLIATGKREENIPNFEIFCKNVGFKPLKGLLDEEKLIVELPTFLPHDRDWRELFLPIREKVLKLKEFLPDLSLHVALKAPITFSLGAGAVIGTGKVPVAVYHFENGSYHRVIDLRKDSRRIKRRKRKLSFIEVEEEVRGSDTAVIALQVASHETRSKGEELSQKFNADFFYVNAPELKGSLPLDLDWAEVVAEIYEAFNRIYAKGHKKFHLVMSVPNPIAFALGMAVGNYWDVTVWSYFKPLKDYRPVYNLGEVENV; from the coding sequence ATGAGCTACCTTTTAAGACTTCTTGAAAAGGAAAAGTTTTCTACAGTCTTAAGTTACCTTGAAGGCTGGAAGAGGGGAGAAGTTGAACTTGAGAAAGAGGAAATCGCAACGGCGGTTAAATGTAAAAGGCCTGAAGTAAGCTTTAAAGCAGTAGAAGGACTCTTTGAAAGGTTCTCCTTTGAGGAGGTGAAAGAAATCTTTAAAGAGCTCTTTAACATTACACCCCTTTCTCCTCCAGTTAAGTTCTCTTTTCCGGCCATTAATGAAAAGGAAGGAGTTTTAATTAAAGCCTTGGCCTTTTTAAGCGATAAAACATTCTCTCCTAAGGAAGAGCTCTCTCAAGTAAAAGAAGTCACTCAAAAGGAGTTCGGTTTCTTCTACAATAGGGAGTTTTCTGGAGAGTCCTTTCAAGCTCCCCTCGCCTACGCCCTTCTTTACGGGGAGCTCCCCAAGAGAGTTATCCTTTCAGGCAAACTCCTACCTAAGGGGAACTTTAAAGCCGAAAACGCCAAAGAAAAGGAAGAGGTTGCAACGAAAGAAGGAAAGTTCTTAATAGCCGAAGGGAACATTCATGAGATAAAAGAGTTCTTCTCTAAGGAAGAAAAGGACATCCCCCTGTTAATAGCCACCGGAAAAAGGGAAGAAAACATCCCAAATTTTGAAATCTTCTGCAAGAATGTAGGTTTTAAACCTTTAAAAGGTCTTTTAGACGAAGAAAAACTAATCGTAGAACTTCCAACCTTCCTTCCCCACGATAGAGACTGGAGGGAGCTCTTTCTACCGATAAGGGAGAAGGTTTTAAAGCTAAAAGAGTTCCTACCTGACCTTTCTCTCCACGTTGCACTTAAAGCTCCGATCACTTTCTCTTTGGGAGCTGGAGCTGTTATCGGAACCGGAAAAGTGCCCGTTGCCGTTTATCACTTTGAGAACGGAAGCTACCACAGGGTAATTGACCTAAGGAAAGACAGCAGGAGGATAAAGAGGAGGAAGAGGAAGCTCTCCTTTATTGAGGTAGAGGAAGAAGTAAGAGGAAGCGATACGGCCGTTATAGCCCTACAGGTTGCCTCCCACGAGACAAGGAGTAAGGGAGAGGAGCTCTCTCAAAAGTTTAACGCAGACTTTTTCTACGTTAACGCCCCCGAGCTAAAGGGAAGCTTACCCTTAGACCTTGACTGGGCAGAGGTAGTTGCAGAAATCTACGAAGCCTTTAACAGAATATACGCTAAGGGCCACAAAAAGTTTCACCTTGTAATGAGCGTCCCAAACCCAATCGCTTTTGCCCTCGGAATGGCCGTTGGTAACTACTGGGACGTAACTGTATGGAGCTACTTCAAACCCTTAAAGGACTACAGGCCTGTCTACAACCTGGGAGAGGTAGAAAATGTTTGA